The DNA region GTCGCCTTGACCCGAGCCAAACGAATAAAGGTTCGAGTTAATATCTAAGAATAGAAACGCAATAATGAATATGAATATTCAACAAATTCCTAACGCAGAGGGGGAGGGGGCGGAAATATGATAAGAAAATGATTAAATATACATGCAAGCTTCTGTTCGTTCGGAATTGTGTTAAAACCCTGCACTTTCAGCGGCTAAGCAGCGCGCGCGTgcacgaagaaaaggtgatAGAAAAGACGAGCCTACCGCTAGTTATATAGCCGCCCTCAATATACCCCTTCCGTTTATCAAACCACAGCGTCAGCTTGACATCTTAGTAATATGCATGGAAGTCGTGCGCCCAATGAGAACCTAACTCCCAAAAGAAATGCGCCCTTTTCTGAGCACCAAAAACTAGCTAGCTCACACGCACAATCGTGAAATGAACTGGGAAAGAGGAACTCGTCTGTCGGAAAGAATCAAGGCGCGATGAACACAATTCTACACTACGAGTAGACGCGCGTTAGGACTCTAATTAATCAACACTTGCCTTGGCCGTTCAGTGCGAACCGCAGAGCAGAAAAAACAGCCCAAACAACACGTTCAGGAGAACCATATTACTTCTTTTCAGCAGATTTTAAAACAGTGTGCcgattctttgattttcgttCCCATGCAGGTTTTTTTTGAGGCACTGAGCGGAGAGAAATTGACTTACTGTGCGTATTCGCTCTGTGCCTGGCACGAAATGACAAAGGCTCCAAGGAACGTCCGCAAACGAAAACGCGCCGCAAATGAAATattcttattaattaaatatccGCTCGTGCGCTGCTTCGAACAGGCGACAGTGTATTCGAGCAGATGCATGACCCGGCCAATAACAGCCATCATACGAACTTTCAAACTCAGACTCACGTGACGCTGCCATTGGGAACGATCCTCTGCATGACGGTGATCGGCAGCGTGGACTCCGAGCGCCGTCCTTCAATTCATTGCACAGGATAATTCCCCTTGAGGGGCCTCGCTTCGAAGCGACAGACAGAATCCCTTAATTAGAAAAGGTCTTGCTATGGTtgcctaattaaattacCTATAGAGTCGGAAGACAGCTGTAGAGTTGCAAGGTAAGATAGGATAAACGCCGCCACCATTGGGTACCAGTGAGCATTGAAGCTTACCTGCTTAGTCCTTTGAAGACGCAGCTGCACGTGTATACGTACTGCTGAACGTATATACGGACGCGAGCGAGAGTAAGTAGGGCTCTTTCTGTTTTTATCCGGGTAAACGTTTGAgctgctttcgtttctagagtcttcgacgagcgaccTTTTTAACGGCACTGCCACTTTTCGAATGGGATTCGTAAGGGATTCGAAGTGTTTTTGCGCGACAGGAACTATTTTCACGAAAGTGAGGCCTCCTAAGAGGTCTCGCCAACAGTTTTTCGAGTTGCAAACCAGAACGAAAGCCTTGCAGGCAAAATTTGATCGCTCTGTTTGCAGGCACaccaaaggcctaaactctgattgaCAGTCGACGGGTCTCATTGGCTTTCCATCGAGCAACACTCAAAGTTGTCCTTCGCTACTTCGAAGCTCGTCTTTCCTCTGTCGTGCGTCAGAGGCTATTCTCAGATGACGAGAAGCAAGCTTAGAGGTATGTCTGTCTTCAGCTGTATTTATACGTGCGTGCAACGTTCACAGCGATCGCCACGAGCAAAAGTCTTGTGGCCCGGGTGGTAGTAAACCCTCAAAAGGAGCCTCACCTCAACTATTGTTGCATGAGTAGCTGTCGTCTTCATGTTCTCTTGTAGTATCTTCCTGATCCCCTCCCTTCATTAAAAAATGGTAGCGAACGTGAAATTTTAGTCAGTGTTCTTCCAACAGACCAGACCCACGTGCCTGCAAATCTGAAAACAGTCTAATCAGATGGATATAATTCCTCTGAGGAGATGTAGCTGCCTCATGGCCTTCGGGCATGGCCCACACTGGTCCTTACTCGATCTTCACATATTAATATTTTAGAGTGCGGTTTAGTAAAAATAGATTATACTCAGCGAGTAGCATACTCAGAGTTTAATGAAACTTGGATAGCGACGTTCACATGTTGATATAGGCAGAATTTATTTGGAGATGAAAAGAAGTTCTGCAAGGGGAGCGACACGCGCTGGCGTGGTTCAAACTTTGACGTTCAATTGCCTACATGTTCAAGTGCGAATCTCATCTCTTAGTCGATTTAGTTACGAATCGAATTgcatctttctttttaggctGCCCTATTTTGGAACTTGACAACGGCAATGTGGTTCAGGATGGCGTCAGTGCTACGTATTCTTGCAACGTACGTCGGTTTCAGACTTCATGGAAGTCGAACTAGAACGTGCGTCAAATATTCCGGAGAATGGAGTGGATGTCCACCTGTttgctctttttcctctGGTATTTGATAATTGTGAAATGACATATTATAGAGTGTCTTTGTGGAAGATGGCCCAGGTGACCCGTCTGATGAAGACTTCTACTTACCATGCTGCTCTCCTCCTAAACGACCTAATGGATCGGTTGTCCTAACGTCTCGACGAAAAGGCGTACGTTTGGCGAAGTATATCTGCGACAGCGGCTTCAGATTGACAGGAAGGTGTCATACACGAGAGTGCAGTTCTTCAGTTAATTTCTTGTTACCATCGTTCGAACCATCGTGCTTGTCAAGTAGGTATACGCTTATGGATCATAGATTAAGTTGAACCACTTTGCCACAGCATGCCCGTCTCTCTCAAATccgcgaaaaggagaagttCTGGTCATAGGATCTCGAGCAGCATACTCGTGCCATGCTCCGTTCATACTATACGGAAACGCGGAGCGGCTGTGTTCAAATGTAACGCGCCAGTGGATAGGCGAAGCTCCTGTTTGCTCGAGTGAGAGTTATCCGACGAGTATGATTAATTTGAAGATGGTCTAAttttgttttaattaaggctgCTCCGCGCCACCTGACCTAGTAAACTGTCGGGTCGAAATTCTGGGcacgtcttttccttttagTTTACATGTAGGATATGCCTGCAATGAGAGCTACCGCTTGGTCGGAATATCCGATAACTATTGCTCGGATGGCGAATTGCTTGCGCCAGTACCGTTCTGTTCAGGTTTGCTTGAATTAAAAATAGGTTTGTGCTCTAATAATGagtccgcctccgcctccgcctcgTTTGCCAAACGAATTCGTTCAAGAGTTGGAATCCGTGGCGACGTACATCTGCAGTGATAGGGAACTCTTCATGTTTGGAGATGCAACGATTACTTGCAATGCTCTAGCAAGGAAGTGGTCTGAATCAAAGCGAAGTTGCGTCCCAAGTAAAGTCAATAACTTTTCTTAAACACACCTGacgcttttctctctttaaTTATAGGGGTAGTAATTTGGAAGACGGAGATCAGAGAGCTGCTCAATATTTTGAAACGAAGCGCTTCAAAGACATTGAACTTCAACTTGGTCTGGGACAATCTAGGTAACCTAGAGAAAATTGCAATAGAGCGATCGACGCAAATAATAATCAGCGACAGGGTGTTTTACGCACCTGTCCTAAATAATTTGGGGCTGCTCTTGGTGCTACTCGAGCGAAACCTTAGGCGCTGGTCGTTGTACGTTCCAGATCGCATACCTAAGGCACCGCTGGACAAAACGAAAGTAGTTATTTCAGTGACGAAAAACAGTTGCATAGCTTTCTTTGGCGGTAGGAAACGCTTCACGTCTGCAGACAATGACAGACTTTGGATCTATACCCCAAAGATGCGAACGTGGACGAAGTTTCCAAACGAAGGAAGGTCGCCAAAACAGGTAACATCGTACGCAACGATGAATTCAATGAGCAACGGATCGTTGCTTCTTTTGGGAGGAATTGACAACACGTCGAGCTTCGgtattctcttcttccagaACAGTTCCTAGTGACGAGATATATAAATTCTTTTAGAGTTCGACTCTGTCCAGTGTACTCGGACGATGCGCGCGTTATCAGGAGATTTCCATACAGAAAAGATGGTTCTTCGAATATAAGGCTGCCTGTGTATCCAGCTAAAAGTTTTGTACTGCGTACTCTTTTCAGTCGTTTATTGACCGAGTATTCGTGTTTAGATCAGGGTGGGCAAGACGGTCAATTGAAAGTAAAGTAAACGTTATACCTGACTGATTTTTTTCGCCGAGCATCTTTTGCGGCAGTGGCTTGTCGAACTTTTCTGTTCGGTGACACCTTTACGAGCATTTGAGGTCTCCTAAAGTGCCCCATCATGAATTTTTCGTATCGCCAAACAGAATGCAAGGCTAGCTGACGCAACTTAGTAGTTGCCTTTGAAAGTAAAGCTAAGGCCTACACTAATACGGCGTAGTCGACGCGTCTCAGTGCTATCCCAAGTCACAAGAGCCAAATTTATCAACTTCTTTATCGGGGCTCGTTTCTCCTCCACCGTAAGTAAAACGCTTTTGTCCGATAACCGTACAGAAGCCTAGGGATGTGTTTCTCCTTCGCTAGAATTATAGGCTCGGGCGATGTTCACAGCGGCCGCGGCGAGGAAATGTCTCGTGGCCCGGGTAATGCTGCACCCCGAAATGGGGCCTCAGCCAGTGTCTTTTTAATTGCCGTCGCTTTTAATTTAGTGGCTAATTGTGCGAGGAGGCGAAGGAAAGAACTTGAAAGGTGACAAGTAAGTGCAAACTGACCAGTGGTCTCTTTCGTCGTATATAATCGTCGTCCTTCAGTCTTTCTACTATCACAGCACTTCTACGTAATTATTTTCGAAGAAGATCCCTATTTTTGTTGAACCCAGCTCATTATCCCTTCCTTCAGGTTGCGACTCTGTGAGGTCCGGTTCCTTTATAGTTTCTTTACGTTTTCCCTTGGCTTCGTTCTTCGATATCGCTTCCACATCTTACGATGTACCACAAATTTGTACGTGTAACGCTATAGTGAGTAAAAGCGCCCTTAGAATAACAGTGGCTGCTTCGCGTCGACTGTCCTCAACTGAAGTTTGGTGATACAGATATAAGTTTAACCAAAAAGACGGCGGGGGTTCTTTTTTACTTGACGCACGTTCACTCGCTCTTCCCACATAGTTTCAAAGATGCGAAATTccccgacgacgaaggcaaaCACAGACGGCAGGAGCGGTAGCGATGGAAGTTAACTCATAGATATGATTAGGTGAGGTGGTAATTGGAGGAAGCTAGTTCAGTCGAGGTTTGCTCGTGATTGGCTAACTGCACCGTGGTGTGACGCCGGATAATTACAAGAGTTGCTGCATCACCTGAAGAGCTATTAGTCGATCAGCAGCACCCTCACCGGCAGCAATGGCAGCAGTGGTGCTCTTCGCGCTTGTTTCTGTAGTTTGTCTTTGCCACAGTGATGCGTTTCACCTCGCAGAGAATTTTCCGCGGCAGAACTTCGAAGTGCAAGGTATTAGTACCCGAAGACGTCTTCATAGCGTAGTTCAGCTTTTCAGGCTTCGGTCCGCAGAACAGtatccccccccccccccccccccccccccccaccACCAGTAGAATTTGAACGCGTTGCCGTAAAACTAGAGACAATGCTACGTCAACCCTCCTGTGCGCTATCCTGTAGAAGACTTTATAGTCTTCCCACGGGATCTCTCTACTTCCAGCTTGTCAATAATTAAGTTTATGCATACTCAATTCTCGCGAAATGCAattttctatatatattGTGTTTTGCATTGGGATCAAATAGCACTTAGTCTATGATATAGCATTTAATACGATTCAACTGCAAAATTATTTGTTCTGcgtacaaaaaaatgaagtgCGCTAATGCTCTTTACAACATAGCATATCGAAACAGTAGCCTCGCAATGCAACGCCTTCCGCGATGGCGCGCGTTGCGCACTCTCTCGATATCGAAACAGATGCGTTTTGCGTTCAACGCTGCTAGGCGGAATATGAGTTATTAGTAGAAAACTACAACGTTCCTAAAATACTTAGAGTAGCAATTGATGCAGTAACAAACTAATTCCTTTTATTATTTTGTAGCCACAACTAAAATAGAGTCATCGTACAGCTTCTTTTTAATTACTACTTTACCTAAAGGAATGTTGCGATGCAGTGAATTAAAACTCCTTTCTCAAGTAACTGACGGTGTCTCCGTCTGCAATTATAGGTATTAATTTGGTATCTGAAATTTTCAACTCTTTGCCGTGTAATTCACGTTAATTCGTAGGAATACGAAGTGTTCGCGACCCAGACACAGGCTTTTAAGTCACGTTGGAAAGGAGCTATTTTCAGGGCATCACAAATATCAGGTCTTAAGACTTAAGACTCTGCCACAATTTGTATTAATTGTTATGTTGCAATGATAGCTTGTGCATCTTTGTGCCCGTGCGAATAAGGACAGACGCGTTTTTCACTATGCAGCCAGTTCAGAATCACacgcgaaagagaaattaagctctttcgacttttcttttcaatgtGATGACaactttctatttctttcgcatagcattttcattttttgtctagCCATGTCGTCCTTCATCTTTACTATTCCTGTCTTctcgtctcttctctttatctttatctctcttttttcttaccttcaTCCACGAAAGTTTGACTCCTctaaaaatcgtcgtctAACCGCTTCCTCGTCCGGGAAACGCCAACATCAAAGGATTCTTTTAAGCGTTCTCTTTCAGTGTGACCGGTTACTTTTTGTGTCCTTCCTTGTTGCAGTCGTCTTTGCAAGATCTACTGATGCAGTCGATTCTACCTTTCAGGAATCTTGTAAAGGTCAGAATTatgttcttttcttacttttccAATGAATTTGTTTAGTAATGTTAGTAGCTAAGCGCCGTCTTCTtactttttcaattttgcattatttacttttaattttttacaaTATATAGACGCTGTTCTTTTGcctattttatttatttaattttgtttattaGCTCGTGTTTTACTCGTACTAAGCGCCGTTCTTACATATGCAAATATTTGTATATATGTATACATGAGTACAGTCAATcctcgattatccgaaccccCATGTTCCAAGGGgtgttcggataatcgaaaTTTCGCATAATCGAGGGTGCGTTAGAAATCGAACGTACTGTTCGAAGGAAGCAATTTTGGAAAATTGCCGTAATTTTTacgtcagtgacgtcattaaaGCATAGCGCGTTAGCAAATTAAATCACTTGACCTTACATTTTGGTTTTGGATATTCGAGGGTTCGGATAAACGaggttcggataatcgaggATTGACTATACTCATATTTATTACATATGTTGATTACGTTCATGTTATATTGTGACGTGTTTAGTagactcttttttctctactgaaataaaaaatttgcTTGCCAGCAAAGCGTGAGCAAAAATATGTAAAAGAAACCAATTGTATGTGTTGCAACAGAATACTAATAAAATTGGAGTTAACTCCAATGTGGTGTTACAATATTAATATCTTAGAAATAGCAAATGCCAACCATTTTGCAAATTTAACATACAATATGCCTAATATCTTAAATAATAGTTACTGCCCGTTCCACGTAATACTAAGAATTTTCTTAGAATGCGACCCAGGTTGGATGTGTTATCTTTCTTCGTGCCTGAAAATTTCGACACAGCCTTTGAGTTGGTCTAAAGCAGCTGAAATGTGCTCTAAACAAGAAGCCCATCTATGGTCAATCGATAAAGATGATGCAGTACTCCGGGATTATTTAGATTCTTGGTTTCGTCAGACGGCATTTCTTATCGGATTAGTTAGCTCGCCTATAGCAAGAGGCGCCTACAGCTATCGGTGGTCGGACGAATCGCCGTTTGTCTATTCAAACTGGGAACTTTTGAATGCGCGCTGCGAAGACGATCTATGCACGACCATCATTCCTACCCGGAAAACAACCGGTTCAATCATTAATTGGATTTCCGTCGCCTGTTCGTCTCCAAATCAATTCATCTGCGAGAAACCAAAAAGTGAGGCTTGATCGTTGTTCAAGCTTTTGATGCATGCCGTTTTTTCTATTCTCAGAGCTGACGACAGCCGATGTGCGACTTGTCAACGGCGTTACGCCCAATCGCGGTCGCCTTGAAGTTCTTCTAGACGGTGCTTGGAGACGCGTGTGTATGGCGAAAAGCAGTGTCAATGTGAGTCAAACGGCGGTTGCAGTCTGTCGTCATTTGGGATACCCCGATGTTTTCTTTGCGCGTTCTTTGAATCTCTCCGGAGAAGGAAGCAAagcgaatttttctttctttgtcgACTGTATGTGGATTGTAGATACTATCAGTTGCTCATACGAACGAGTGACCTGCGATTcggatttatttatttcttgtCAATCCAGCAGAAAACATTCCGTTGGGGTGCGACTTGCGAATGGCTCTTTGCCCAGCGAGGGTATTTTGCAAATAGGGATAGGTGGGATTTGGAGAAACGTTTGTGGCGTTTTCATCGATAGTAGTACCTCTAATATCATTT from Oscarella lobularis chromosome 19, ooOscLobu1.1, whole genome shotgun sequence includes:
- the LOC136198632 gene encoding complement decay-accelerating factor, GPI-anchored-like is translated as MEVELERASNIPENGVDVHLFALFPLSVFVEDGPGDPSDEDFYLPCCSPPKRPNGSVVLTSRRKGVRLAKYICDSGFRLTGRCHTRECSSSVNFLLPSFEPSCLSTCPSLSNPRKGEVLVIGSRAAYSCHAPFILYGNAERLCSNVTRQWIGEAPVCSSESYPTSCSAPPDLVNCRVEILGYACNESYRLVGISDNYCSDGELLAPVCALIMSPPPPPPRLPNEFVQELESVATYICSDRELFMFGDATITCNALARKWSESKRSCVPSKVNNFS